The Gammaproteobacteria bacterium genome includes a region encoding these proteins:
- the queG gene encoding tRNA epoxyqueuosine(34) reductase QueG translates to ELYTDLPLPMDREVADHCGSCRACIDVCPTGAIVAPYELDARRCISYLTIELRRAIPEHLRPLIGNRIYGCDDCQLVCPWNKFAHTSELADFAVRHGLDAPRLVALFAWSEQEFLQRTEGSAIRRIGYACWLRNIAVALGNAPGSPEVIDALRGRADEPNEMVREHARWALARHQDQ, encoded by the coding sequence GAACTTTACACCGACCTGCCGTTGCCGATGGATCGCGAGGTGGCGGATCACTGCGGGTCCTGCCGCGCCTGCATCGACGTGTGCCCGACCGGCGCCATTGTGGCACCTTATGAACTCGATGCACGCCGCTGCATTTCGTATCTGACGATCGAGCTGCGCCGCGCGATTCCCGAACACCTGCGGCCGCTGATCGGCAACCGGATTTACGGGTGCGACGATTGCCAGCTCGTGTGCCCGTGGAATAAATTCGCGCACACTTCAGAACTGGCGGATTTCGCGGTGCGCCATGGACTGGATGCACCGCGGCTGGTCGCGCTGTTCGCCTGGAGCGAGCAGGAGTTTTTGCAACGCACCGAAGGGTCGGCCATCCGGCGTATCGGTTATGCCTGTTGGCTGCGCAACATCGCGGTGGCGCTGGGCAATGCGCCCGGCTCCCCGGAGGTCATTGACGCACTACGAGGTCGCGCCGATGAGCCGAATGAAATGGTGCGCGAACACGCGCGCTGGGCGCTGGCGCGCCATCAGGATCAGTAG